One genomic region from uncultured Subdoligranulum sp. encodes:
- the ftsZ gene encoding cell division protein FtsZ, whose product MAFVLDEEMQNVTNIKVIGVGGGGGNAVNRMVESGLSGVEFVAMNTDQQALLNSKATQKVQLGAKLTKGRGAGADPEVGQRAAEESKDEISNALKGAQMVFITAGMGGGTGTGAAPVVAETAHDLGILTVGIVTKPFAFEGKRKMSLAEQGIASLMMHVDSLIVIPNERLKLISQERITLMNAFEAADNVLRQGVESISSLINIPAFINLDFADVRSIMKDAGFAHMGVGVAKGAGKAENAAKAAISSPLLETSIAGARGVIINITSSPDIGLDDVETAASMITQSAHPDANIIWGTAFDERLSDEMSITVVATGFESTPEVDEPIQAHVDAKRAATTQPVEAAQPAEKAQPAAPDISPVMPNPIFTQSFNTGVDTQVGNNQAPAEEEDDGDYFDDLLSILNKRS is encoded by the coding sequence ATGGCATTCGTTCTCGACGAAGAAATGCAAAATGTGACCAACATCAAGGTCATCGGCGTAGGTGGTGGCGGCGGCAACGCTGTGAACCGCATGGTGGAGTCCGGCCTGTCCGGGGTCGAGTTCGTTGCGATGAACACCGATCAGCAGGCCTTGCTCAATTCCAAGGCAACCCAGAAGGTCCAGCTGGGCGCCAAGCTCACCAAGGGCCGTGGCGCCGGTGCCGATCCCGAGGTCGGCCAGCGTGCTGCCGAGGAGAGCAAGGACGAGATCTCCAACGCCCTGAAGGGTGCGCAGATGGTCTTCATCACCGCCGGTATGGGCGGCGGCACCGGCACCGGTGCGGCCCCCGTGGTGGCCGAGACTGCCCATGACCTGGGTATCCTGACCGTCGGCATCGTCACCAAGCCCTTTGCCTTTGAAGGCAAGCGCAAGATGAGCCTGGCCGAGCAGGGCATTGCCTCCCTGATGATGCATGTGGACTCTCTGATCGTCATTCCCAACGAGCGTCTGAAGCTCATCAGCCAGGAGCGCATCACGCTGATGAACGCCTTCGAGGCGGCGGACAACGTGCTGCGTCAGGGCGTGGAGAGCATCTCCAGCCTGATCAACATCCCGGCTTTCATCAACCTGGACTTCGCCGACGTGCGTTCCATCATGAAGGACGCCGGCTTTGCCCACATGGGCGTCGGCGTGGCCAAGGGCGCCGGCAAGGCCGAGAACGCGGCCAAGGCTGCCATTTCCAGCCCGCTGCTGGAGACCAGCATCGCTGGTGCACGCGGCGTCATCATCAACATCACTTCCAGCCCCGATATCGGTCTGGACGATGTGGAGACCGCTGCTTCCATGATCACTCAGTCCGCCCATCCCGATGCCAACATCATCTGGGGTACTGCCTTCGATGAGCGCCTGAGCGACGAGATGAGCATCACCGTGGTGGCCACCGGCTTCGAGAGCACACCGGAGGTCGACGAGCCCATTCAGGCCCATGTGGATGCCAAGCGTGCGGCTACGACCCAGCCCGTGGAGGCTGCCCAGCCTGCCGAAAAGGCCCAGCCCGCCGCGCCGGATATCAGCCCCGTCATGCCCAACCCCATCTTCACCCAGTCCTTCAATACCGGTGTGGATACCCAGGTGGGCAACAACCAGGCTCCGGCCGAGGAGGAGGATGACGGCGATTACTTCGATGATCTGCTGAGCATCCTGAACAAGCGCTCCTGA
- a CDS encoding UDP-N-acetylglucosamine 1-carboxyvinyltransferase, translated as MQTITITGGHTLHGTIRPAAAKNSVLPLLAATLLCGGPCCLRGAPELSDVDTSLALLQAVGAKAVRHGPDLCTLPVAAQGLCGEIPPPLAGAMRSSVFYLAPLLCRTGMVRLPLPGGCRLGPRPVDIHLSGLAAMGAKVELEGEAVTLRRFGPLQGVDFTLRLPSVGATITLVMAACCAMGTTVLRGAACEPEVCDLVEFLRSCGAQITGEGTPVLVIRGRQALDGITYTPMPDRIAAATYAAAVAVTGGKITVAGCAPRYYEAFLRFLEDCGVEVRRGENGAELARDPGRQLRGGQHLYANGWPAFATDNAPLAAAVLLTADRPSEIYDHLFANRFACAAGFAALGADCRAEGRRLWIAGNAVLQGAPVQAPDLRGGAALLVAALAARGTTQLRDPGHIRRGYADLPAELEKLGARCSARRQATPERTPATG; from the coding sequence ATGCAGACAATTACCATTACCGGCGGGCACACCTTGCACGGAACCATCCGACCGGCTGCCGCCAAAAACAGCGTACTGCCGCTGCTGGCGGCCACGCTGCTGTGCGGCGGGCCCTGCTGCCTGCGCGGGGCGCCGGAACTGTCCGATGTGGATACCAGCCTGGCCCTGCTGCAGGCGGTGGGAGCCAAAGCGGTGCGCCACGGGCCGGACCTGTGCACGCTGCCGGTGGCGGCACAGGGCCTATGCGGAGAGATTCCGCCGCCGCTGGCAGGCGCCATGCGCAGCTCGGTGTTCTATCTGGCACCGCTGCTCTGCCGCACCGGGATGGTGCGGCTGCCGCTGCCCGGGGGCTGCCGCCTGGGACCGCGGCCGGTGGATATCCATCTGTCCGGCCTGGCGGCCATGGGGGCCAAGGTGGAGCTGGAAGGGGAGGCCGTCACACTGCGCCGGTTCGGGCCGCTGCAGGGGGTGGACTTCACCCTGCGGCTGCCCAGCGTGGGGGCTACCATTACGTTGGTGATGGCGGCCTGCTGCGCTATGGGCACCACCGTGCTCCGCGGCGCGGCCTGCGAGCCGGAGGTCTGCGACCTGGTTGAATTCCTGCGCAGCTGCGGGGCACAGATCACCGGGGAGGGGACCCCTGTGCTGGTGATCCGGGGGCGGCAGGCGCTGGATGGTATCACTTATACCCCCATGCCGGACCGCATCGCAGCCGCCACCTATGCAGCCGCTGTGGCGGTCACCGGCGGAAAGATCACGGTGGCGGGGTGTGCGCCCCGGTATTACGAGGCGTTTCTGCGGTTTCTGGAGGACTGCGGCGTGGAAGTCCGGCGGGGAGAAAACGGCGCCGAACTGGCGCGGGACCCCGGCCGGCAGCTGCGTGGCGGGCAGCACCTGTACGCCAACGGATGGCCTGCCTTCGCCACCGACAACGCCCCTCTGGCGGCTGCGGTACTGCTGACGGCGGACCGGCCCAGCGAGATCTACGATCATCTGTTCGCCAACCGATTCGCCTGCGCGGCGGGGTTTGCGGCGCTGGGGGCGGATTGCCGGGCCGAGGGGCGAAGGCTGTGGATCGCAGGCAACGCAGTCTTGCAGGGGGCCCCGGTGCAGGCGCCGGATCTGCGGGGCGGGGCGGCGCTGCTGGTGGCGGCGCTGGCGGCCCGGGGGACCACACAGCTGCGCGACCCGGGACACATCCGCCGCGGCTATGCCGATCTGCCGGCAGAACTGGAAAAACTGGGCGCCCGGTGCAGTGCCCGGCGGCAAGCGACGCCGGAACGCACACCGGCAACCGGCTGA
- a CDS encoding peptidoglycan DD-metalloendopeptidase family protein, with product MQEEKNRTTPGQKMEKKKRRRRKSAVTAKPVEAAVPQRENAAGEEPTEAAVAEPSVPQTTATETAEAAHATEATPLQGQTTIQPETPEVAESAQEAETVSDGQTAEPSEEQKGEEAQAAPEEPTAAAEEQPEEPDVPAAEAEKAEPEETAPATGEEPQQEAPAPTETQEPEPTGQTTSEDVTPAEEQAAPAEAAGESDGTPEAAEEPTPAQEAQPGETPEPAAETIDNTPEEPSDGKPAQDAEETSDGNALEETTETPAAQTDAEESSEEEKLSEEEEKRISDLTRTVQLSVEQIMARVSEEESADEQTAEDTAESPAELESETMEETPATLQDTLRSGLSGMAKWFLLVVFFVLVIAGCGVAWLYRSATPDMLPQITVTFAGQTLEPTAYKWKVPVIGNIFKRTYADTYSSTPVELSEAIDQVSPDFVITPSDYRTELTVTDGQDNAVFEGDVDTFSSFQFTSNGTYTAKLVVHSDASSVPGYTTVTGSETWYFTFSVGVRPSVRLSGTSVNQGSAVAVRVGDTLDGSKPTLQTELENAGFFKASSGWVCYLPIPWNEPAGTRTLVVTAGGYTEQLELNIKAVSWEYKDYYSESQRVSPYIGQNDIPAELQKLLTQSEETIAWSNGNFVQPFLNTLDVELPFGATEYVGRSYSQRSTNSGAGGRTVTNLVLNTTSGELLIAPASGTVLLAKDLGGDFGYTLVIDHGAGIKSIFYNLQKISVKAGAAVKQGQTLATCNRTTVAEMRIGTVPVDPLQIWRGQCDAIKYY from the coding sequence ATGCAAGAAGAGAAGAACAGGACCACGCCTGGGCAGAAAATGGAGAAAAAGAAGCGCCGCAGAAGAAAGTCTGCCGTAACGGCAAAACCGGTGGAAGCGGCAGTGCCGCAGCGGGAGAACGCTGCCGGGGAAGAACCCACAGAGGCCGCTGTGGCAGAGCCGTCTGTACCGCAGACGACGGCGACGGAAACCGCAGAAGCCGCACATGCAACGGAGGCTACTCCGCTGCAGGGGCAAACGACGATCCAGCCGGAAACGCCCGAAGTGGCGGAGTCTGCCCAGGAGGCGGAAACGGTGTCCGATGGGCAGACAGCGGAGCCATCCGAGGAACAGAAGGGCGAAGAGGCGCAGGCTGCCCCGGAGGAACCGACAGCTGCCGCCGAAGAACAGCCGGAGGAGCCGGATGTTCCCGCAGCGGAAGCTGAAAAAGCCGAACCGGAAGAGACAGCTCCGGCTACCGGGGAAGAGCCGCAGCAGGAAGCCCCGGCCCCCACTGAAACACAGGAGCCGGAACCGACCGGGCAAACCACCTCGGAGGACGTGACGCCTGCCGAAGAACAGGCGGCGCCGGCAGAGGCTGCCGGGGAATCGGATGGAACGCCTGAAGCAGCGGAAGAACCGACACCGGCGCAGGAAGCCCAGCCCGGGGAAACGCCGGAACCTGCGGCGGAAACGATTGATAATACGCCGGAAGAACCGTCCGACGGGAAACCGGCGCAGGATGCCGAAGAAACGTCTGACGGAAATGCTCTGGAAGAAACCACAGAAACGCCTGCCGCTCAGACCGACGCGGAAGAATCTTCAGAGGAAGAGAAACTTTCCGAGGAAGAGGAAAAGCGCATCTCGGATCTGACGCGGACGGTGCAGCTGTCGGTGGAACAGATCATGGCCCGGGTCAGCGAGGAAGAATCAGCAGATGAACAAACGGCGGAGGACACCGCGGAAAGCCCGGCGGAACTGGAATCCGAAACCATGGAGGAAACGCCGGCCACCCTGCAGGACACGCTGCGCAGCGGTCTGTCCGGCATGGCGAAGTGGTTCCTGCTGGTGGTGTTCTTCGTGCTGGTGATCGCGGGCTGCGGGGTGGCCTGGCTCTATCGCAGTGCCACGCCGGATATGCTGCCCCAGATCACCGTGACCTTCGCCGGCCAGACGCTGGAACCCACCGCCTACAAGTGGAAGGTCCCGGTCATCGGCAATATCTTCAAACGGACCTACGCCGACACCTACAGCAGCACGCCGGTGGAGCTGAGCGAAGCCATCGATCAGGTATCCCCGGATTTCGTGATCACGCCTTCCGACTACCGTACCGAACTCACGGTGACCGACGGGCAAGACAATGCCGTCTTTGAGGGGGACGTGGATACCTTCTCCTCCTTCCAGTTCACCAGCAACGGCACCTATACGGCCAAGCTGGTGGTGCACAGCGATGCCAGCTCGGTGCCGGGGTATACCACGGTGACCGGCAGCGAAACCTGGTATTTCACCTTCAGTGTGGGGGTCCGGCCGTCGGTCCGGCTCTCCGGCACTTCGGTGAATCAGGGCAGTGCGGTGGCGGTCCGTGTGGGCGATACCCTGGACGGCAGCAAACCTACCCTTCAGACCGAACTGGAAAATGCAGGCTTTTTCAAGGCCAGTTCCGGCTGGGTCTGCTACCTGCCCATTCCCTGGAACGAGCCGGCAGGTACCCGGACCCTGGTGGTCACGGCGGGCGGCTATACCGAGCAACTGGAACTCAACATCAAGGCGGTAAGCTGGGAATACAAGGACTACTACAGCGAGTCCCAGCGGGTTTCGCCCTATATCGGGCAGAATGACATCCCGGCTGAATTGCAGAAACTGCTGACCCAGAGCGAGGAAACCATCGCCTGGTCCAACGGCAATTTTGTGCAGCCCTTCCTCAATACGCTGGATGTGGAGCTGCCCTTCGGTGCCACCGAGTATGTGGGCCGCAGCTACAGCCAGCGCAGCACCAACAGCGGAGCCGGCGGACGTACGGTGACCAACCTGGTGCTGAATACCACGTCGGGCGAGCTGCTCATCGCGCCGGCCAGCGGCACGGTGCTGCTGGCCAAAGACCTGGGCGGTGATTTCGGCTATACGCTGGTCATCGACCATGGAGCCGGCATCAAGAGCATCTTCTACAATCTGCAGAAGATCAGCGTCAAGGCCGGTGCGGCGGTTAAGCAGGGACAGACTCTTGCCACCTGCAACAGAACCACCGTGGCGGAAATGCGCATCGGTACAGTTCCGGTGGATCCGCTGCAGATCTGGCGCGGCCAGTGTGATGCCATCAAATATTACTGA
- the asnS gene encoding asparagine--tRNA ligase, with protein sequence MQRTELVSLYKATPADGTKVTVCGWAKTVRDSKNIGFISLSDGSCYKPVQIVFQADKLSNYAEIAKCGLYTSFEVTGTLVLTPNAKQPFEINADAITVLGPCGPEYPLQKKKMGMDYLRTMTHLRPRTNTFNAAFRVRGQAAFAIHQFFHERGFTYVHTPIFTGSDCEGAGEMFQVTTMDLNDIPRTEDGAVDYTKDFFKRPVNLTVSGQLEAEAMAMALGNVYTFGPTFRAEKSYDTRHAAEFWMIEPEMAFADLNTYMDTAEAMTKYVIRFLLDNCHDELAFFNQFFDKGLLERLELVASSEFARVSYTDAIELLKQNDANFQYKVSWGMDLQTEHERYLTEQIFKKPVFVTDYPKEIKAFYMRQNEDGKTVAAADMLVPGIGELIGGSQREERLDVLTARLDELGLRREDYDWYLDLRRFGSVKHAGYGLGFERLLMYVTGIPNIRDVIPFPRTCGGF encoded by the coding sequence ATGCAGAGAACCGAACTCGTATCGCTGTACAAGGCCACCCCCGCCGACGGCACCAAGGTCACCGTCTGCGGCTGGGCCAAGACGGTGCGTGATTCCAAGAATATCGGCTTTATCTCGCTGTCCGACGGCAGCTGCTACAAGCCCGTGCAGATCGTTTTCCAGGCCGACAAGCTGTCCAACTACGCGGAGATCGCCAAGTGCGGCCTGTACACCAGCTTTGAGGTCACCGGCACGCTGGTGCTGACCCCCAACGCCAAGCAGCCCTTCGAAATCAATGCCGACGCCATCACGGTGCTGGGCCCCTGCGGCCCCGAGTACCCGCTGCAGAAAAAGAAGATGGGCATGGACTATCTGCGCACCATGACCCACCTGCGCCCCCGCACCAACACCTTCAATGCGGCGTTCCGGGTGCGCGGCCAGGCGGCGTTTGCCATCCATCAGTTCTTCCATGAGCGGGGCTTCACCTACGTGCACACCCCCATCTTCACCGGCTCCGACTGTGAGGGCGCCGGCGAGATGTTCCAGGTGACCACCATGGACCTCAACGACATCCCCCGCACCGAGGACGGCGCCGTGGACTACACCAAGGACTTCTTCAAGCGCCCGGTGAACCTGACGGTGTCCGGTCAGCTGGAAGCGGAGGCCATGGCCATGGCGCTGGGCAATGTCTACACCTTCGGCCCCACCTTCCGCGCCGAGAAGAGCTACGACACCCGTCATGCGGCGGAGTTCTGGATGATCGAGCCCGAGATGGCCTTTGCCGACCTCAATACCTACATGGACACCGCCGAGGCGATGACCAAGTATGTTATCCGCTTCCTGCTGGACAACTGCCACGACGAGCTGGCCTTCTTCAATCAGTTCTTTGACAAGGGCCTGCTGGAACGGCTGGAGCTGGTGGCAAGTTCGGAGTTTGCCCGGGTCAGCTACACCGACGCCATCGAGCTGCTCAAGCAGAACGACGCCAACTTCCAGTACAAGGTATCCTGGGGCATGGATCTGCAGACCGAGCACGAGCGGTATCTCACCGAGCAAATCTTCAAGAAGCCGGTGTTCGTCACCGACTACCCCAAGGAGATCAAGGCGTTCTATATGCGCCAGAACGAGGACGGCAAGACGGTGGCCGCTGCGGACATGCTGGTGCCCGGCATCGGCGAGCTGATCGGCGGTTCCCAGCGTGAGGAGCGCCTCGACGTGCTGACTGCCCGTCTGGACGAGCTGGGTCTGCGCCGGGAGGACTACGACTGGTATCTGGATCTGCGCCGTTTCGGCAGCGTCAAGCATGCGGGCTATGGCCTGGGCTTCGAGCGGCTGCTGATGTATGTGACCGGCATTCCCAACATCCGGGACGTTATCCCGTTCCCGCGCACCTGCGGAGGTTTTTGA
- a CDS encoding sigma-70 family RNA polymerase sigma factor produces the protein MATITQPGLAQAILEDPETGLRWAMRDYAALVRGILRRILPGRENDVEECMADVFVALWRSAGKIQRQQIPVRAWLIVTARNMGINRYRQLSRRVEIPLTEEMIRTLADLPTDTTGEAAQEVGRLVAAMEPPDRDIFLRRYYLLQSSKEIAAALGMSVSNVNTRLSRGREKLRRQLREGGIHHG, from the coding sequence ATGGCAACGATCACCCAACCCGGTCTGGCGCAGGCGATCCTGGAGGACCCGGAGACGGGCCTGCGCTGGGCCATGCGGGACTATGCTGCACTGGTGCGGGGCATTCTGCGGCGCATCCTGCCCGGACGGGAAAACGACGTGGAGGAGTGCATGGCCGATGTCTTTGTGGCTCTGTGGCGCAGCGCCGGGAAAATCCAGAGGCAACAAATTCCGGTGCGTGCATGGCTGATTGTGACGGCCCGCAACATGGGTATCAACCGGTACCGGCAGCTGAGCCGCCGCGTGGAAATCCCGCTGACGGAGGAGATGATCCGCACCCTGGCGGATCTGCCCACCGATACGACGGGGGAGGCTGCCCAGGAGGTGGGAAGGTTGGTGGCGGCGATGGAACCGCCGGACCGGGATATTTTCCTGCGCCGGTATTATCTGCTGCAATCCAGCAAGGAGATTGCGGCGGCGCTGGGCATGAGCGTATCCAATGTCAATACACGGTTGTCACGGGGGCGGGAAAAGCTGCGCCGGCAACTGCGCGAAGGAGGGATTCACCATGGGTAA
- a CDS encoding M23 family metallopeptidase, which translates to MRKLLLWLVMVIVMVALILGGTAAFLYSRTGEDSLPQEPVTFGEAALEPNGWDWVVPVLGDSVNKTYQSLTNLTVQKLGTFTDTVPQLVLPEWVTRAEVTITAPDGTSWSAGVEDCNTYTYTQNGEYDLVVTAYHQENEPPADAQGWYAYHAAYMMQLTPTVTLSSERAAQGSVVAIQLSGILDGEPSLETDLGSVWFRKTTSGYMGYIPVTYNAESGDHVMTLTCGSLTQEVTLSVSKTEYGNASVPAEEDSGGAEEFRNAIWPLYTTGESEKLWSGAFQRPSAAEVTLAYGVVQMVDGQRSGQATGLTYAASPGETITAPQSGKVVFAGTLTLTGGTVVIDHGCGVKSYLYGLQTVTAQQGQSVSTGDAVGTAGEEHDLIYELRIGNKSVDPDKAILGSSGLQYRESE; encoded by the coding sequence ATGCGCAAACTGCTGCTTTGGCTGGTTATGGTCATTGTCATGGTCGCGCTGATTCTGGGCGGTACGGCGGCCTTTTTGTACAGCCGCACCGGGGAGGACTCCCTTCCTCAGGAGCCGGTTACCTTCGGGGAAGCGGCGCTGGAGCCCAACGGCTGGGACTGGGTTGTGCCGGTACTGGGAGACTCGGTCAACAAGACCTACCAGAGCCTTACCAATCTGACTGTGCAGAAACTGGGCACCTTTACCGATACGGTGCCCCAGCTCGTGCTGCCCGAATGGGTGACGCGGGCGGAGGTCACCATCACCGCGCCGGACGGCACCAGCTGGTCGGCCGGTGTGGAGGACTGCAATACCTATACCTACACGCAGAACGGCGAGTATGATCTTGTCGTCACTGCCTATCACCAGGAAAACGAGCCCCCCGCCGATGCCCAGGGGTGGTACGCCTACCATGCGGCCTACATGATGCAGCTCACCCCCACGGTAACGCTCAGCAGTGAGCGTGCTGCCCAGGGCAGCGTGGTGGCCATCCAGCTTTCCGGCATCCTGGACGGGGAACCGTCGCTGGAAACCGACCTGGGTTCCGTCTGGTTCCGCAAGACGACCAGCGGGTACATGGGCTACATCCCGGTGACCTACAATGCCGAGAGCGGCGACCATGTGATGACGCTGACCTGCGGCAGCCTTACCCAGGAAGTTACGCTGTCGGTGAGCAAGACCGAATACGGCAACGCTTCGGTTCCGGCGGAGGAGGACTCCGGCGGTGCCGAGGAATTCCGCAACGCCATCTGGCCGCTGTACACCACCGGCGAAAGCGAAAAACTCTGGTCGGGGGCTTTCCAGCGCCCCAGCGCGGCGGAGGTCACCCTGGCCTACGGCGTGGTGCAGATGGTGGACGGGCAGCGCAGCGGCCAGGCCACGGGGCTTACCTATGCGGCTTCCCCCGGGGAGACCATCACGGCCCCCCAGAGCGGCAAGGTGGTCTTTGCCGGCACGCTGACGCTCACCGGCGGCACGGTGGTCATTGACCACGGCTGCGGCGTCAAGAGTTATCTGTATGGCCTGCAGACCGTGACCGCCCAGCAGGGGCAGAGTGTGAGCACCGGCGACGCGGTGGGCACGGCTGGAGAGGAGCATGACCTGATTTATGAACTGCGGATCGGCAACAAGTCTGTCGATCCCGACAAAGCGATTCTGGGCAGCAGCGGTTTGCAGTACCGCGAATCGGAATAA
- a CDS encoding A/G-specific adenine glycosylase gives MLQPIAPQLLQWFQENRRLLPFRQEPSAYHIWVSEIMLQQTRVAAAIPYYNRFVAALPDPAALAACEPDALRKLWQGLGYYNRVNNMQKAARIVCEQYGGELPADYDALRALPGIGDYTAGAIASIAFGIPAPAVDGNVLRVFARLYNDDADVMQPATKRLFTGRVLDQMPKETPGPYNEALMELGALVCVPGTPHCESCPLSGLCLGYRAGRQEELPVKPAPKAKTPVAVTVAMVESPQGLLLQRRPAKGLLAGLWQPAAWERSLSREELTAELEKIGVQVTWEEPLPAARHVFTHKIWNLGGWQGHAPACALPEGWVWAAPEALETVYAVPNAYASYMKK, from the coding sequence ATGCTGCAGCCTATTGCGCCGCAGCTGCTGCAATGGTTTCAGGAAAACAGAAGGCTCCTGCCTTTCCGGCAGGAGCCTTCTGCCTATCATATCTGGGTCAGCGAGATCATGCTCCAGCAGACCCGTGTGGCGGCGGCGATTCCCTACTACAACCGTTTTGTGGCGGCGCTGCCTGACCCGGCGGCGCTGGCAGCCTGTGAGCCGGATGCCCTGCGCAAGCTGTGGCAGGGGCTGGGCTATTACAACCGGGTCAACAATATGCAGAAGGCCGCCCGCATTGTCTGCGAACAGTACGGCGGCGAACTGCCGGCCGACTATGACGCTTTGCGGGCACTGCCGGGCATCGGCGATTACACTGCTGGCGCCATTGCCAGCATCGCCTTCGGCATTCCGGCCCCGGCGGTGGACGGCAACGTGCTGCGGGTGTTTGCCCGGCTGTACAATGACGATGCCGACGTGATGCAGCCTGCCACCAAACGGCTGTTCACAGGGCGGGTGCTGGACCAGATGCCTAAGGAAACGCCCGGCCCCTACAACGAAGCCCTGATGGAACTGGGGGCATTGGTCTGCGTGCCGGGCACACCCCACTGCGAAAGCTGCCCGCTGTCCGGACTGTGTCTGGGCTACCGGGCAGGGCGGCAGGAGGAACTGCCTGTCAAGCCGGCCCCCAAGGCCAAAACGCCGGTGGCCGTCACGGTGGCGATGGTGGAAAGTCCCCAGGGACTATTGCTGCAGCGCCGCCCCGCCAAGGGATTGCTGGCGGGCCTCTGGCAGCCGGCCGCCTGGGAACGGTCGCTGTCCCGGGAGGAGCTGACCGCCGAGCTCGAGAAGATCGGTGTGCAGGTCACCTGGGAAGAACCGCTGCCCGCCGCCCGGCACGTCTTTACCCATAAGATCTGGAACCTGGGCGGCTGGCAGGGACATGCCCCCGCCTGCGCGCTGCCGGAAGGCTGGGTCTGGGCGGCGCCGGAAGCGCTGGAAACGGTGTATGCCGTGCCCAACGCTTATGCTTCTTATATGAAAAAATAG
- a CDS encoding phosphatase has protein sequence MMKKSTFGAMLAFLFAAAGALTAAALYLYRREKELDEYERLLFNDECEDDGDDEYDDGPVYEKIQDEPAATEPEPTGDADEAGL, from the coding sequence ATGATGAAAAAATCCACTTTCGGCGCCATGCTGGCGTTTCTGTTCGCGGCAGCCGGTGCACTGACCGCTGCGGCACTGTATCTTTATCGCCGTGAGAAGGAACTGGACGAGTACGAGCGTCTGCTGTTCAACGACGAATGCGAGGATGACGGCGACGACGAATACGACGACGGGCCGGTCTATGAAAAGATTCAGGACGAGCCGGCTGCCACGGAACCCGAGCCGACGGGCGATGCAGACGAAGCCGGTCTGTGA
- a CDS encoding dipicolinate synthase subunit B, translating into MTNSKSAARTVAFGLCGSFCSFAAVLPQVRELRNRGWEILPILSNSAATQDTRFGTADALQKTLLELTGNTPLTTLQAVEPLGPEHLARALVIAPATGTTMALLAAGISSTPVTLAAKSLLRGGCPVVVAPSTNDGLAGSAPALAALLQRKHYYFVPFGQDDSYKKPNSLKSDFSQLPDALESALRGVQMQPMLL; encoded by the coding sequence ATGACGAACAGTAAGTCGGCCGCCCGCACGGTGGCCTTTGGACTGTGCGGCAGTTTTTGCAGTTTTGCGGCGGTACTGCCCCAGGTGCGGGAACTGCGGAACCGGGGGTGGGAAATCCTGCCGATTCTCAGCAACAGCGCAGCAACCCAGGATACCCGGTTCGGCACGGCCGACGCTCTGCAGAAAACACTGCTGGAACTGACCGGCAACACACCGCTCACCACTCTGCAGGCGGTGGAGCCGCTGGGCCCGGAACATCTGGCCCGGGCGCTGGTGATTGCGCCCGCCACCGGCACCACCATGGCGCTGCTGGCGGCGGGCATCAGCTCCACGCCGGTGACGCTGGCGGCCAAAAGCCTGCTGAGGGGCGGTTGCCCCGTGGTGGTGGCGCCCTCCACCAACGATGGCTTGGCGGGCAGCGCACCGGCCCTGGCGGCGCTGCTCCAGCGCAAACACTACTATTTTGTGCCGTTCGGACAGGATGACAGCTACAAAAAGCCCAACAGCCTGAAAAGCGATTTTTCCCAGCTGCCGGACGCGCTGGAAAGTGCCCTGCGGGGTGTACAGATGCAGCCGATGCTGCTGTGA
- a CDS encoding NAD(P)-dependent oxidoreductase — translation MPKTFCVVGHDARQRAAAQALRTAGYRVVGPETAAQADYVLLPMSQERVSDEVARTLQAVRPGTLLLAGRPGAPVRRAVQEASLPMIDYFRRPELECLNAVPTAEGCLAMLLQLRQRTIWESDFLVLGYGRVGRAVARRLELLGGHVTVTARSAEQRANARCAGHHAAALQALETILPAFDTVINTIPAMVLPRTLLQKLPPEALIIDLASQPGGTDFAAAAELGIRAEHALALPGKCAPRTAGTLIAQTVLAILEERGSLHDEQ, via the coding sequence ATGCCGAAAACTTTTTGCGTGGTGGGCCATGATGCCCGCCAACGGGCGGCGGCACAGGCACTGCGTACGGCGGGATACCGGGTAGTCGGCCCGGAAACCGCGGCGCAGGCCGACTATGTGCTGCTGCCCATGTCCCAGGAACGGGTCAGCGACGAAGTGGCACGCACCCTGCAGGCGGTACGGCCGGGTACGCTGCTGCTGGCGGGACGCCCCGGTGCGCCGGTCCGGCGGGCGGTACAGGAAGCCAGCCTGCCCATGATCGACTATTTCCGCCGACCGGAACTGGAATGCCTGAACGCAGTACCCACGGCGGAAGGATGCCTTGCCATGCTGCTGCAGCTGCGGCAGCGCACGATCTGGGAAAGCGACTTTCTGGTCCTGGGCTACGGCCGGGTGGGGCGTGCGGTGGCCCGGAGGCTGGAACTGCTGGGCGGCCATGTGACGGTGACGGCCCGCAGCGCCGAACAGCGCGCCAACGCCCGCTGTGCCGGGCATCATGCCGCGGCACTCCAGGCGCTGGAAACGATCCTGCCGGCCTTTGATACCGTCATCAACACCATCCCGGCCATGGTACTGCCCCGGACGCTGCTCCAGAAGCTGCCCCCCGAGGCGCTGATCATTGATCTGGCCAGCCAGCCCGGCGGAACGGATTTTGCGGCGGCGGCCGAGCTGGGCATCCGCGCGGAACACGCGCTGGCTCTGCCCGGAAAATGCGCGCCCCGCACGGCCGGCACGCTGATCGCCCAGACGGTGCTGGCCATTCTGGAGGAGAGGGGGAGTTTGCATGACGAACAGTAA